DNA from Gramella sp. MAR_2010_147:
GCGAAAAAATTGCCCGTGCTGCAGATTATGCACTCAAAAACAAGCTTCCATTCATGATCATCTCTAAATCTGGAGGAGCAAGAATGCAGGAAGCAGCGCTTTCTTTGATGCAGCTTGCTAAAACCTCAGTAAAACTAGCTCAGCTGGCAGATGCTAAAATACCGTACATTTCTTTAGCTACAGATCCAACTACAGGTGGAACAACCGCATCTTTTGCTATGTTGGGAGATATCAACATCTCTGAACCAGGAGCTTTGATTGGTTTCGCAGGCCCTCGTGTTGTAAAAGACACTACAGGAAAAGATCTCCCAAAAGATTTTCAAACCTCAGAATTCTTAAAAGAAAAAGGCTTTTTAGATTTCATCACGAAGCGATCTGAATTGAAGGACAAAATAAACCTTTACCTCGATCTTATTCAAAATCAACCGGTAAGAGCTTAGAAGCACTTAAATAAAAATTTAGGTTTAGATAGGTAATTTTTAAATTAATAGTATCTTTG
Protein-coding regions in this window:
- the accD gene encoding acetyl-CoA carboxylase, carboxyltransferase subunit beta, translating into MAWFKRTQKGIQTPTEHKKDVPKGLWYKSPTGKIVDAEQLESNFYVSPEDGYHVRIGSNEYFKILFDDNKYKELDKGMTSKDPLDFEDTKKYTDRLKAAQEKTGLKDAVRCAVGKSKGKDLVIACMDFKFVGGSMGSVVGEKIARAADYALKNKLPFMIISKSGGARMQEAALSLMQLAKTSVKLAQLADAKIPYISLATDPTTGGTTASFAMLGDINISEPGALIGFAGPRVVKDTTGKDLPKDFQTSEFLKEKGFLDFITKRSELKDKINLYLDLIQNQPVRA